The window CAGCAAAGGCGTGCGTCTCCTCCGCGAGCTTTCCATCGGGGGCGAGCCGCGTCGCAAGCCCCAGACGCAGCGCCTCCTCACCGTAGACGGGCGCACTCAGCGCCATGAGCTCAATCGTCCGCGCAAGCCCGACGATCTGTTTCAGATGATAGATACAGCCTGTATCACCGGGGAGCGCGACATTTGAGAATGCCGTGAGCAGACAACTTTTCTCCGTCATGATGCGGAAGTCCGCACCGAGTGCGATGCCGCAGCCCGCACCTGCCGCCGCACCGTTCACCATTGCAATCACGGGCTTCGAGCACTTGCGAAGAGAAAGCGATGCCTGTCCCGTCAGGATGGAGAGATCATAGCTGATGAAGTCGAACGATGCCATCTCCTTGATGTCGCCGCCGGCGGAGAAATTCTTGCCCGTGCCCGTAATGATGAGAACCTTCACCGCATCGTCTGCGTCACAGTGCTCCACCGCAGCGATCAGATCGCGGAACATCGGCGCATTCAGCGCATTGTTCGAGGCGGGGCGGTCGATCGTGATCGTCGCAATGCCATCCTCGATATGCAGTTTAATATGTTCGTCCATGGGAGACCTCCTTAAAATAGTCTATTTGAAATTAACTGACGACTATTCAAAAAATTATGCTTGTTGTTATGGTATCTCATTTCATATTGTCATGCAAGCACAATTTATTTCTCAGCCACCACCTCGCTGTTGTCGATGGCGAAGTCGAGCAGGAGACCGATGAGTTCGTTGCGTGAGCGTCCCGTCTCGTCGGCAAGAGCATCCAGTCGATTGATAATATCTTCCCGCACGCGGATGGATAGGGTCTTATGCCCATCCTCTCCGCGTTTTCTTTTTGTAATGATGAGTTTCGCATTCATACTATATCACCTCATCATTAGTTTATAGATGGGGCAATACAAAATATATGATTGATACATTGCTGTAAAACCTGTCAATATTTCATTTAAGTTGTGATATAAAATGAACGATATATTGTGTGTAAAAATATGTTATAAAATATGTTATAAAAGTAAAGGGTGAAACAATGGAGATACATCCTGCTGTACAAGGGGGCGCCGAGCAGGGAAGCGCACGCGTCGGCAGGGGACAGGGAACGTCTCTACCCAAGAATGTTTTCCAAGAGGTACTTGATGCGGCGGGCAGTCGCACAAAATTTTCCTCCCACGCAAAAACGCGCATCGAACAGCGCGGTGTCGATCTCACGGCGGACGACATCACGCGTCTTGACGCAGCGGTTGACCGCATGGCGGAAAAGGGCGTGCGCGATGCGCTCGTCTATCTGAGCCGCGGGCTTGCGATGGTCGTCAGCGTGAAGAACCGCACCGTCATCACCGCGCTCGACGAGGCGAGTGCGAAGGAAAACATCTTTACGAATATTGACAGTGCTGCAATTTTATAGGAATGAATAAGGGAGAGATGCAACTATGATGCGTTCGCTGTTCTCGGGGATTTCGGGGCTCAAAGGCCACCAGACCCGCATGGATGTCGTCGGACACAATATTTCGAATGTCAATACCACAGGCTTTAAGGCGAGCCGCGTGACCTTTGCCGATACGCTCTATCAGACCACATCCGGCTCCTCTGCGCCGCAGGGAAATCTGGGCGGCATCAATCCGAAACAGATCGGGCTTGGCGCGAATGTCGCCTCCATTGATACGGTCTTTGGGGATGCGAGCGTGCAGGGAACGGGCAAGAATACCGATGTCGCGCTTGCGGGCAACGGGCTCTTCATGGTGAAGAATAACAGTGGTACCTACTATACGCGCAGCGGTGCATTCGAGTTCGATGCGAACGGCAACTATGTCATGTCCGGCAACGGCTCCTTTGTGCAGGGCTGGATGGCACGCGAGAACGGCGAGCTGGTGACGACGGAGCAGCCCGGCAATATCACCATCAAGGCGGGCAAGAGTATGCAGCCGCAGATGACAACCTCTGCCACCTATCTGAACAATCTCAACGCCGATACGAAGGGCTATGAGATTGCGAGCATCGTCGCGAAGTTTGCCGATGGAACACAGAAGGCTCTCGGGACATATACGGAGAGTTCTGTTGGCGAGATGTCTCTTGGTGTGACAGGCACGACGAAACCGATTCCGTTGGAGGATGGTGTTGCAGATTATCCATTTAAAACAACAGATAAGGTTACACTCACGGGCATACCCGTGAAGGGAAAAGCGTTGTTTTCGACGACAGTTACCTCTGTTGAGACTAATGGAGCGAATGTCAAAGTGACCTATGAGGGGGATAAATCCTCTGTTTACGGAATTGTTGACAGCTCAGGGAATCCCATCTCCGTCACACATACAACTGGAACGCATGCGATTGGTGATATATCTACAATTTCTGGAAAGATAGCAGCGGGAGGGGTAAAAACCTCAGGCTCAAACCCGGGAGAAACAGAATTGACGCTTGCTACGGCAACAATAGGCGGACAAACGTTTACGAACGTGAAAATCACTGTTCCAAACCCTAAGAATTTTACATATGCAGATGGACAGACGGTGAACTTTTCACTAGTGAAGAAAAAAATAGAAGCTGACGCAGGCGCAAAAATCCATACGCCCAATACATATAGCGATGGTACGGTGCTGGATGCCAATGAAGCAACGGCGGGGGCACCCTTCACTGTTACGCAGAAGAATCAGCGTTATATCTATAAGGGGCGCGTTGATGGAAGTGAGGGGACGATTAAATCAGTCACGCGAAAATCAAAACAACCAACAGAAGTTACTCTCACCATGAAGGACGGGCAGGTTTTTACGGGCGCGGTCAACGGTGAGTACAAGGTCGGCGGAATGTACTATCCGCCCTCGGTGACGACCTTCACCGTCTACGACAGCCTCGGCGGCGCGCACAGCGTTCCGCTGACCTTCCGCAAGACGGGTGCGAATGAGTGGGATATGAGCCTCGGCGGCAGTGATACCTATACCTACAAGGAAAAGAACGGGATGGAGGTCACGGCGACCCTCACAAAGACGAAGCTCAAATTTGACCAGACAGGGCGCTATGTCAGCGGTGATGCGACCGTTTCCATGACCTATAAGCGCGAGGGCGAGGAGGAGCCGAAACCGCACAAGGTCACGGTCAGTCTCGGTGCGCTCACGCAGTACAGCGGCAGCAGTACGATCAAGGCGGAGTCGGACGGCAATGCCGAGGGCGTTCTGAAAAGTGTCTCGATTGACAAGACGGGGACGATTACAGGCGTGTACTCGAACGGCAAGATCAAGGCAGAGGCGCAGCTCGCCGTCGCTCAGTTCAACAACCCGGCGGGACTGACGCGCGCCGGCGGGAACTTCTTCGAGATCTCGAACAACTCCGGCGCGGCAAATGTCAAGACCGCGGCCGATCTCGGCTGCACGATTACCCCGTCGGCTCTGGAGATGTCCAACGTTGACATTGCCGACCAGTTCTCCGACATGATCGTCACACAGCGCGGTTTCCAAGCGAACTCCAAGACCATCACCGTCGGCGACGAGATGCTCGAAACCCTCATCAACATGAAGCGGTAAGGAAGCAGAATCGCATACGATTTTGGAAAGGGCTGTCCTTAGGGGCGGCTCTTTTCTGCACCTAAGGATAAATTTATTTGAAAAAGACGGTCACAGCTGATACAATGATAGAACCTGTCAATACAGTTCATACAGTTGATACGGACAGCTTTGGAGCAGCCCGCCGTTCGGGTGCATCCGTTACGGACGAGGAGGAAATGGTTTTGAATACACAGGGTCTTTTTGCGAAACGGTTGGTACGCGCACTGGCTCTCTCGGCTGCGGTCGGGCTTTTTGCGGGGACGGCATCGGCGGAAACGGTGCAGGTGGATCTTTCGCGCAGCGTGCAGATGGCGCTTGAGAGCAACCGCACGATCAAGCAGGCTCTGACGGATGTGGATGCGGCGCACGCTTCGCTTTCGCAGGTGAACCGTACGATGGGGCCGACGCTGACGTGGCAGACCTCGGCGAACCGCGTCGGGGGCGAGGCGTATCGGGGCTCCGGGGTCAAATACAACTACGGAAACACGGGTACGGTTTCGCTGCCGGTCTATAATGCGGCGCTGAACGCACAGCGGAAGGCGGCGCGTTACGGGCTGAATGCGGCGGACTTTGCACTGGAGCAGACGAAGCAATCAATTCGCCTGACGGCGACGACAGACTATTTTAATATTCTTCAAGCACGCAATTTGGTGAAGGTACGCGAGGATACGGTGGCGACGCTGCAGACCCATCTCGCGGATGTGAATGCGCAGCTGCGTGCGGGTACGGTGGCGCGTGCGGATGTGCTCGCCTCGGAGGTGGAACTGGCGAACGCACAGCAGAACCTGACGACGGCGCGGAACAACTATGAGGTTGCGGTGGCGACGCTGAACAATGTGATCGGTGTGCCGACGGATACGACGCTCGACATCAACGATGAGCTGCGTTATACGAACTATGATCTCTCCCTCGATGACTGTACGGACTATGGGCTGCTCTACCGCGCGGACGGTGCGGCGGCACTCTATGCACTTAGGCGTGCAGAGGAGGGGGTTCGTGCGGCAAAGGCGGGCTATCAACCGACGGTGAATGCGGCGGCGACGCGCTCGATCGCGGGCGAACGCCCCTTCAAGGACGATCATAAATCGAGCGATACATGGGCGGCGGGGCTGAGTGCATCGTGGAATATCTTCGACAACGGTGTGACGGCGGCGCAGGTCGATGCGGCAAAGGCGACGCTTCGAAAAGCCGAGGAAGCTCTTGCGGCGACGGATGAGCAGATCCGCCTCGATGTGCGTACGGCGTATCTGAACCTGCGTGCAGCAGAGCAGAATATCGAAACGACGGAGAAGGCGGTCTCCCGTGCGGAGGAGGACTATAACATTGCGCGCGTCCGCTACAATGCGGGGGTTGGTACGAATCTTGAGGTGATGCGCGCCTCCGACAATCTGACGACGGCACGGATGAACTATTCGACCGCGCTCTACAATTACAATATGGGCAAGGCAGCCCTCGACAATGCGATGGGCGTTCCTGTCGATCTCGATGCGGTGCGCTACCGCGCGGCAGAGGAGGACGGGCAGCGTGTGCAGGGGGCGCGTGCGGCGGCACAGATCCATGAGGGTGCACGCTTTGAAACACCAAAGGCGGAAGGCGTTCGCCCCGTTCCGGTGCATACCCCAAAGGAGCCGGCGACGGCTGCGGCGGCACGCGTACAGAAGGCGAATGCTGCGTATGAGGCAGAGATGAACAGGTAAGAGGTTTCTATGAGACGGAAGGCGTATATCGGGGCTCTGGTTCTTGCGGCAGTCCTTGTCTGCGCAGCAGTCCTCCTCCACATGGTACGCGCCCAGTCCTTCATGGAACAGGCGGGGCGGATGGCAGAGCGTCTTGCGGCAGAGAAGCTGGGGACGGCTGTGCACATCGGTGCGGTGGAGGTCCGTTCTCTGCATGAACTGACAATTGACGATATTGTGATCTATGACAAGCAGGCGGAGCCGGTTCTCCGCGCCGATGAGGCGCGGGTGACGCTTCGTCTGCTTTCGTTGCTTTCTGCGCCGGAAACAGCAGTTGATGAGATCTTTCTGACGGGGGCGCGCGCACAGATTGTCCGCCGTGCGGACGGTACGTGGAACTATGCCGACATCGGTGCGGATGATGCGCAGCCGTCGACGTTCGAAGGGCGCGTCCGCGTGGAGGGTGCCTCGGCGGCGATTACGGCGGATGGACGTACGTATGAGCTGGATCAGATCGCGGGCACGGTGGAGATTGACGGAGCGGATCTCTCCTATGATGCTGCGGGCGTGTTTGCAGGGATTGCCCTGCGTGCACGCGGACAGAATGCCGGCGGTACGCAGGTTGTCGAATTCGCTGCGGATCAGGCGGGACTTCTGCCACTTTTGGACGAGCTGCCCTCGGAAACGCTGCCGGCAGAGGTGCAGATCCATGCGCTGAATGCTGATCATCTGCGGGTGAATCTGCGCCGCACGGACGGTGTGCTGACGCTCGACGGGCGCGTGGACGGTATGCGTGGGACGGCGGATGTCTATGGCGTGGCGATGGCGCTGAAAAGCTCCGCGCTCACGTTCAATGAGCGATCCGTTTTCCTCGCGGCGACTGCCGAGGCTGCGGGGCAGACGGCACGCGTCGACGGGACGATCCGCCTCGATGCGGATGCGCCCTATCTCGATCTTATGGTACGCGCACAGGATTTTGCCGTCGATCAGATCCGCGCGGACAGTCCCTATACAGGAGCAGTGACCGCGGATGTGCACGTTACGGGAACACTCGCCGCTCCGATGGCGGAGGGGAAACTGTCGGCGGCGGACGGTGCGGTCGACGGCGTGTCCTTCCATACGGCGGCGGTGGATGTCTCCTATGCGGACGGGCTCGTATCGTTCCAAAATCTGACGGCGGAACTGTTTGGCGGACGTGTCTCGGGGACGGGTGTTTTCGATACTGCGCACAGATCCTATACGGCGCATCTTGCGGCGGACGGCGTGTCGCTCGCGCAGCTGCGCCGTGCGGATGTATCTCTGCCGGAGGGCTTGGACGGTGCGCTGCACGTCGATCTCGGCATCAGCGGCGGGATGGATGACGCTGCCCCGCGCATCTATGGCAGTGCCGAGGTTCTCGATGGCGCGTACCGCAATATTCCTGTGGAGCGTGCAAATGCTTCGTTTGCGTTTGATGGAAGCGATCTGACCATCGACTTTCTCAGCATGAAGCTCCCGCATGGCACGGAGCTTGGCGTGGAGGGACGCGTGGCGGGCGGGACGCTGCTGGATCTGCGCTTCTATGGCGCACATGCGGATCTCGCGCTGCTGAACGGTCTGGACGAGCGTCTCAGCTTCTCGGGGCTTGCGGATTTCTCGGGAGAGGTGCATGGTGACATCCGTGATCCCCACGTCGATATGAAGTTCTCCGCGACGCACGGCGATCTCCTGTACCAGCCGTTTGACAGTCTGCTGTTCCGTGCGGACGGTTCGCTCTCCGGCATCGGCATCTATGATTTCTCGATGGAGCGCGGCGGGCGTGAGGTCTGGCTTGTGAACGGCACGATCGGCCTTGCGGGCGAGCGGCGCATTGATCTCCAGATTGATACGATCGGCGCACGCATGGAGGATGTGGCGGCACTCGTCG of the Selenomonas dianae genome contains:
- a CDS encoding enoyl-CoA hydratase/isomerase family protein, yielding MDEHIKLHIEDGIATITIDRPASNNALNAPMFRDLIAAVEHCDADDAVKVLIITGTGKNFSAGGDIKEMASFDFISYDLSILTGQASLSLRKCSKPVIAMVNGAAAGAGCGIALGADFRIMTEKSCLLTAFSNVALPGDTGCIYHLKQIVGLARTIELMALSAPVYGEEALRLGLATRLAPDGKLAEETHAFAAKLLRRPLGALAMQKQLYYEVFYRDYMAYSRLEAENLARAGASADHREAVTAFLEGRKPQFNQ
- a CDS encoding ribbon-helix-helix protein, CopG family, producing the protein MNAKLIITKRKRGEDGHKTLSIRVREDIINRLDALADETGRSRNELIGLLLDFAIDNSEVVAEK
- a CDS encoding TIGR02530 family flagellar biosynthesis protein, whose product is MEIHPAVQGGAEQGSARVGRGQGTSLPKNVFQEVLDAAGSRTKFSSHAKTRIEQRGVDLTADDITRLDAAVDRMAEKGVRDALVYLSRGLAMVVSVKNRTVITALDEASAKENIFTNIDSAAIL
- a CDS encoding flagellar hook-basal body complex protein, whose protein sequence is MMRSLFSGISGLKGHQTRMDVVGHNISNVNTTGFKASRVTFADTLYQTTSGSSAPQGNLGGINPKQIGLGANVASIDTVFGDASVQGTGKNTDVALAGNGLFMVKNNSGTYYTRSGAFEFDANGNYVMSGNGSFVQGWMARENGELVTTEQPGNITIKAGKSMQPQMTTSATYLNNLNADTKGYEIASIVAKFADGTQKALGTYTESSVGEMSLGVTGTTKPIPLEDGVADYPFKTTDKVTLTGIPVKGKALFSTTVTSVETNGANVKVTYEGDKSSVYGIVDSSGNPISVTHTTGTHAIGDISTISGKIAAGGVKTSGSNPGETELTLATATIGGQTFTNVKITVPNPKNFTYADGQTVNFSLVKKKIEADAGAKIHTPNTYSDGTVLDANEATAGAPFTVTQKNQRYIYKGRVDGSEGTIKSVTRKSKQPTEVTLTMKDGQVFTGAVNGEYKVGGMYYPPSVTTFTVYDSLGGAHSVPLTFRKTGANEWDMSLGGSDTYTYKEKNGMEVTATLTKTKLKFDQTGRYVSGDATVSMTYKREGEEEPKPHKVTVSLGALTQYSGSSTIKAESDGNAEGVLKSVSIDKTGTITGVYSNGKIKAEAQLAVAQFNNPAGLTRAGGNFFEISNNSGAANVKTAADLGCTITPSALEMSNVDIADQFSDMIVTQRGFQANSKTITVGDEMLETLINMKR
- a CDS encoding TolC family protein, whose amino-acid sequence is MVLNTQGLFAKRLVRALALSAAVGLFAGTASAETVQVDLSRSVQMALESNRTIKQALTDVDAAHASLSQVNRTMGPTLTWQTSANRVGGEAYRGSGVKYNYGNTGTVSLPVYNAALNAQRKAARYGLNAADFALEQTKQSIRLTATTDYFNILQARNLVKVREDTVATLQTHLADVNAQLRAGTVARADVLASEVELANAQQNLTTARNNYEVAVATLNNVIGVPTDTTLDINDELRYTNYDLSLDDCTDYGLLYRADGAAALYALRRAEEGVRAAKAGYQPTVNAAATRSIAGERPFKDDHKSSDTWAAGLSASWNIFDNGVTAAQVDAAKATLRKAEEALAATDEQIRLDVRTAYLNLRAAEQNIETTEKAVSRAEEDYNIARVRYNAGVGTNLEVMRASDNLTTARMNYSTALYNYNMGKAALDNAMGVPVDLDAVRYRAAEEDGQRVQGARAAAQIHEGARFETPKAEGVRPVPVHTPKEPATAAAARVQKANAAYEAEMNR